The genomic segment GAACATCCTGATCGGCGGGCTGGTCCAGGGACTGACCCACGAAGAAGTCGACGCCAAGACCGAAGAGATCATCAGTTTCTCCGGCCTGCGCGATTTCATCGATCAGCCATGCAAGACCTACTCGAGCGGCATGATCGCCCGGCTGGCGTTTTCGGTGGCGTCGAGCATCGAGCCCGACATCCTGATCGTCGACGAAGCGCTCGCGACTGGCGACATGGTGTTCAACGTCAAGAGCTATGCCCGGATGCGGCGGATCGCGCGCAGCGGCGCCACCGTCCTTCTCGTCACCCACAGCCTTCCACAGATTTACGAGCTGTGTGATCGTGCGGTGCTGATCGAAAACGGAGCCGTGGCGCTGGATGGAGAGCCGAGGATCGTCGGACAGGCCTACGAGGACCTGCTCCACAAGGAAATGGAAGCTGCGAATGCCGCAAACGCCGCCGCCACGCCGCCCACGGCGACGACCCCGCCGATCGAACTGAAGGGGTTTGTCGTGGAAGCGATCCAGTTTATCGATCAGGCGCGGCTTCCGGTCCGCGCCCTGACATCGGGACAGGCGTATCAGCTGGTCATTCGCGGCAAGGCGGCGTCGGCGCTGCGATCTTTCAATCTAGGCTTCTCGATCAGCACCAATATGGGAACCGCGATCTACAGCACCAGCACCGCCGATCACGGCGGACGTCTCGATCTCGCCGCCGGTGAGCGGGCCGAAGCGAGGTTCGACTTTCCCTGCGACCTTAGCGCCGGAAGCTATTTTCTGACGATCGAAACCAGCGAGGGCGACTCGCCGAGGAAAGTGTTCCCGCTCGGCGATTCCCAGGATCCGTCGGTTGCGGAGATTTTCGAGGTCGCGAACGGGGAGAAATTATTCGCAGGACTGATCGACCTTGGAAGCAAGCTGCTACTGGACGACAACGATTCTCAAGTGAGCTAGAGGGCGCCCAATTGCCCGGCGACCATCTCGAATTCGGGGTGTGGAAGGGCATCACCTTCTCCTACGCGGTGCGCGTGATGCAGACGCTGGTTTCTGCAAATGCGTTTCATCGCTCTGGATTCCGTCGAGGGACTGCCTCCGCCGCACGGCAACGACGTGATCGATGGTTATACCAGCGGTTTCCGGCAGTGCGAATTCGCTTGCAACGAGCGTGAATTCTTCAATAACGTCAGATCGTCAGGCGGCAATCCCGGCAGGGTGAAGACAGTTCCTGGCTGGTTCGATCGGTCGCTCGCCGAGGACAAGGCGGGCGCGCTGGGAATCGACAAGGTCGCAGCGGCGTGGATCGATTGCGACCTTGTCGATTCCACCGTTCCGGTGTTGCGATTTTTGACCGGACGGCTGAGCATTGGTTCAGTGTTGCTGTTTGATGATTGGCGCTGTTTCAGAAATCTGCCTGATCGAGGCGAGCAGCGCGCCTGCAGAGAGTGGCTCGACCAAAATCCCCAGATCAAGCTCGCGCCCTTCGTGGACTTCGGCTTTCATGGTGTCTCCTTCACGGTTGAAAGATGCTAAGCGAGACGGGGATCGGCCGCGAGCGATTCTCGAAGAGCCTCGGGAATAGAGCATGTGCGGATTTGCCGGAATATACGGGGGGTCGGACCGCGCAGCGGTAGAGGCGATGGTGTCGTCGATGCGGCACCGCGGGCCCGACGACAGCGGCGTCTATGTCGACGTCAGGGTCAGCCTGGGCCACGCGCGATTGTCGATCATCGACCTCACGCCCGGCGGCCACCAGCCGATGTTCAATGCGGCCGGCACGATCGGGATCGTCTACAACGGGGAAATCTACAATTATCCCGAAGAGCGCGAGCGGCTGATCCGGCTCGGAGAGAGCTTCCGGTCGACCTCGGACACCGAGGTGTTGCTGGCGCTGTACGAACGCGAGGGCGATGCGTTCCTGTCCCGGTTGCGCGGCATCTTCGCATTTGCGATTTACGATCGGCGAGACGGTCCGGGGCGTGAGCGCCTGCTGCTGGCGCGCGACCATTTCGGCATCAAGCCGTTGATCTATGCCGAAACGCCGACCGGGCTGGTATTCGCCTCCGAACTGAAGGCACTTCTCGCCAGCGGCCGGGTGGATCGCGCGGTAGACCGCGAGGCGTTGCGGACTCTGCTGACCTTCGGTTCGGTCACCCAGCCGCATACCATCATCGAAGGTGCCCGTCATTTGCCGGCAGCCCACAAGATGGTCGTCGACGCATCCGGCTGCCGGATGTCACCGTACTGGTCGTTCGGCGTTGACCGGGTGGCGGGCCTGCGCACCAGCCCATATCCGGAGATCCGCGAACACGTGCGCGACGCCGTCATCCGTTCGGTGGAGATGCAGATGATCGGCGACGTGACCGTCGGCGCGTTTCTGAGCGGCGGCGTCGACTCCTCGCTGATCGTGGCGCTGATGGCGCAGAACAGCGGCGCGCGGATCAAGACCTATTCGGTCGGGTTCGAGACCGGTGCCGCCGCCGAGGACGAAACAGAAGACGCCGCCGAGATCGCCGCGCGGCTGAAGACCGACCATACCCGGGCCGTGATCGGAGGAGAGGAGGCTGCGTCGCATCTGCCGAGATTCGTGGCCGGCATCGACCAGCCATCGGTCGACGGCATGAACAGTTACTTCGTCTCGCACTGGGCGAGCCAGCACGTGAAGGTGGCGCTGTCCGGTACCGGCGGCGACGAGCTGTTCGCCGGCTATCCGTGGTTCGCCGGCATGATCCCCGATTTCGACGCCCGGCCGCACTCCGCCGCGCGGCAGCCGCGCAGGTTTCTCGGTCGACTGAGAAATCTGCTG from the Rhodopseudomonas palustris genome contains:
- a CDS encoding ABC transporter ATP-binding protein, producing MLTRAKRHREFWALRDVSLDIKRGEVVGLIGRNGAGKTTLLRVIAGTLDANAGDIRVNGKVSAIMALGTGFNLDLTGRENILIGGLVQGLTHEEVDAKTEEIISFSGLRDFIDQPCKTYSSGMIARLAFSVASSIEPDILIVDEALATGDMVFNVKSYARMRRIARSGATVLLVTHSLPQIYELCDRAVLIENGAVALDGEPRIVGQAYEDLLHKEMEAANAANAAATPPTATTPPIELKGFVVEAIQFIDQARLPVRALTSGQAYQLVIRGKAASALRSFNLGFSISTNMGTAIYSTSTADHGGRLDLAAGERAEARFDFPCDLSAGSYFLTIETSEGDSPRKVFPLGDSQDPSVAEIFEVANGEKLFAGLIDLGSKLLLDDNDSQVS
- a CDS encoding methyltransferase, producing MRFIALDSVEGLPPPHGNDVIDGYTSGFRQCEFACNEREFFNNVRSSGGNPGRVKTVPGWFDRSLAEDKAGALGIDKVAAAWIDCDLVDSTVPVLRFLTGRLSIGSVLLFDDWRCFRNLPDRGEQRACREWLDQNPQIKLAPFVDFGFHGVSFTVERC
- the asnB gene encoding asparagine synthase (glutamine-hydrolyzing) → MCGFAGIYGGSDRAAVEAMVSSMRHRGPDDSGVYVDVRVSLGHARLSIIDLTPGGHQPMFNAAGTIGIVYNGEIYNYPEERERLIRLGESFRSTSDTEVLLALYEREGDAFLSRLRGIFAFAIYDRRDGPGRERLLLARDHFGIKPLIYAETPTGLVFASELKALLASGRVDRAVDREALRTLLTFGSVTQPHTIIEGARHLPAAHKMVVDASGCRMSPYWSFGVDRVAGLRTSPYPEIREHVRDAVIRSVEMQMIGDVTVGAFLSGGVDSSLIVALMAQNSGARIKTYSVGFETGAAAEDETEDAAEIAARLKTDHTRAVIGGEEAASHLPRFVAGIDQPSVDGMNSYFVSHWASQHVKVALSGTGGDELFAGYPWFAGMIPDFDARPHSAARQPRRFLGRLRNLLQPAEAPLDDTDYTARFLETYGGLYHCFGPMTAAALLSMSSPIAMAADLSGLDALPSADVLDRVGALCLNGYTRNQLLRDIDCTSMAASLEVRVPFLDPVIADIALSLPRDAKLRPGGTPLTPAASYDESGVKRVLIDVAREFLPQSFFSRRGKRGFNLPFGDWMRGPLRPVLDHALSPETVRRRGLFDVAVVDEIRRQFLDGHRSWNGPWLLMIIELWMQDVFDRPGPYRLPDPRPYA